One Bombus fervidus isolate BK054 chromosome 7, iyBomFerv1, whole genome shotgun sequence genomic region harbors:
- the LOC139988887 gene encoding small ribosomal subunit protein uS3-like, translating into MESGAKGCEVVVSGKLRGQRAKSMKFVDGLMIHSGEPTNEYVNTATRHVLLRQGTFGNKLMIKTDSNLIYYLLLGVLGIKVKIMLPYDPHGKTGPKKPLPDSVSIVEPKDEVFPSQPTSEVKASKDLPQPMPLAV; encoded by the coding sequence ATGGAGTCTGGAGCTAAGGGTTGCGAAGTGGTTGTTAGTGGCAAATTGCGTGGACAGAGAGCAAAGTCCATGAAATTTGTTGATGGTTTGATGATCCATTCTGGGGAACCAACCAACGAATACGTAAACACCGCGACACGTCACGTCCTTCTTCGACAAGGTACGTTTGGCaacaaattaatgataaaaacagattctaatttaatttattatctcttaTTAGGTGTACTTGGTATCAAAGTGAAGATTATGCTGCCGTATGATCCTCATGGCAAGACAGGTCCTAAAAAACCTCTCCCAGATTCTGTCTCAATTGTTGAACCAAAGGATGAGGTGTTTCCTTCCCAACCAACATCTGAAGTGAAAGCATCGAAGGATTTGCCACAACCAATGCCACTTGCGgtgtaa
- the LOC141445795 gene encoding small ribosomal subunit protein uS3-like, translating into MDSRSISKKRKFVGDGVFKAELNEFLTRELSEDGYSGVEVRVTPHRTEIILLATHTQSVLGEKGRRIRELTSVVQKRFNFKEAQNIELYAEKVATRGLCAIAQAESLRFKLIGGLAVRRLV; encoded by the coding sequence TTTGTCGGAGACGGAGTCTTCAAAGCCgaattaaacgagtttttaacTCGAGAACTTTCGGAGGACGGGTATTCAGGGGTAGAGGTACGTGTTACCCCTCATCGTACAGAGATCATATTGCTGGCGACGCACACGCAGAGCGTTCTCGGAGAAAAGGGTAGGAGAATCAGAGAGTTAACCTCTGTGGTTCAAaaacgatttaatttcaaagaggCTCAAAACATCGAGTTGTATGCTGAGAAAGTTGCAACTCGTGGTCTCTGCGCTATAGCGCAAGCAGAATCCCTCCGATTCAAGTTAATTGGAGGTTTAGCTGTACGAAGGTtagtttaa